The genomic interval taaaaatgtatatatagtTCATttcatttgttaaataaaacaaacaaccAAAAAACGAAGCTAAGTATATCATAGtatcttattatttaatttattttaattagactaattttgagataactatttaattatttataagtttataattttctatgttttaaacttctaatatttttaaaccTTGAAATTAGGATCTTAAATTACTCcccttcttaaaaaaaatttgtcctTGAAATTTAACCAAACCGAATAAAGCTAAAACGCCACAATTGATGTATGACTTCTTCCTCTAGTTCCCAGGTAGTTTCTTCTAAAGTTAACCCTTCCCATACCACCTTTATTAACGGAATCACCTTATTCCTTAGAGTTTTGGTACTCTTGCCAATAATCCGAGTTGGTCTagacttaaaaattaaattatctttcAATTGAACTGAGTTATGAGCTATCACGTGTGGAATATCCGACACATATGTTTGAAGTTGAGAAACATGAAAGACATTATGAAGGTTAGATAAATCTGGGGGAAGAGCTAATTAATAAGCAACAGACCCGactctttttaaaatttgaaaatgaccTATGAAACGAGAGTTTAAATTTTGACTTTCATTGACCTTCCCACCCCAGTCTTAGGAGTGACTCTCAAGAATACATGTGCCCTTTTTGAAATTCCCATGGTTTTCTTCTCTTGTCCTCATAACTTTTTTGCCATAGATATCCTTTTCCATTTCCACTCAAGAATCTCTAAATGTTCCAACAATCCTGAAGACTTTTGGTGTTCAATCTTAACCTTCTGGTACACTAAACACTACACAAAGCTAGCTACAGCCTTTTCATTCCTTGCCACCAATAGATTtttctcaaatcctgatacactTTAGTTATTCCTGGGTGTATCGTGAACTTACTCTTGTGAGCTTCCTCTACAATCATATCCCTATCACTCCTCTCCTTAGGAACAATGATCTTATCCTTGAACAATATTAAACCATCATGAGATATTGTATAATCTTCCTTGTCCACATGAGACTGCAATTCTTTATCTAacatttgttatgtttttttattatctttctCAAGTTGCTACTGATTTCTAGCATATTAAGATTCAAGCTTAAAGCATTAAGGGACATATCCATATTCATATATCTAAACTCCTCTACTAGGCTTGTCTCTTGTACCATCATACAAGCCACATGTAACGATTTTCTAATTAGAGCATTAGCCACTACATTTGCTTTCCCGTGGTGATATTTCAACTCAAAATGTAGTCCTTAAGAAACTCCGTCCACCttctttgtctcatatttaattcctTTTAATTCCTACTCAAATTTTGCTCCATACAAATAATGCCTCCAAATCTTAAGAGCAAAGACTACAACTGCTAATTCAAGATCATGGGTTGGATAATTCACCTCGTGTGACCTAAGTTGTCTAGATGAAAAAACTACCACTTTTCCTTCTTGCATTAAAACACATCCTTAACCATTTTTAGAAGCGTCATAATAAACCACAAATTTCATGGGTGGATCTGGTATAACTAAAATAGGTGCTGAAAGTAATATTCCCTTAAGCTCTTGGAAATTATCCTTGCATTCTTGGTTCCACACAAAAGTTTTTCCTTTTCTAGTAAACTTGGTGAGAAGTAAGGCTTGACTAGAAAACCCCTCTATAAATTTTCTATAGTAGCCCACCAATCCTAAGAAACTCCTTACTTCAGTCACTTATTTAGATTGGGGCCAACAGAATATTGCATCTACCTTACTAGGGTTAGCTATTAATCCTTAACTAGAGATGGTATGTCCTAAAAACTCCACCTCATCATGCTAGAACTCACACTTCTCAGGTTTTGcatataatttattatctctcaatACTTGCAATACTATCATCTCATGTTTCTCATGTTCACCCAAGCTCTTGGAGTAGATTAGAATATCATTTATGAGCACTACCGCAAACTTATCTAAGACAGGTGTAAAAATTTGATTcatatagtttataaaaatagcAAGGGCATTGGTAATTCCAATAGGCATCGCTACATACTCATAATGTTCATATGTTGTCCTAAAAGTTGTCTTAGGAATATCTTCACTCTTGACCCTATATTTGATGGTACCCATAACTCAAGTTTATCTTAGAAAATACTATAGCTGCTTTCAATTGATCTAAGCGGTCATTTATTCTAGTAGGCAAAGGGTATTTATTCTTAATGGTAACTTAATTGAATTTTCTTTAGTCTACACACAATCTCATTCTtccatctttcttcttctctaaAAGTATTGGCGCTCATCATGATGACACACTAGGCCTAATGAATATTTTTTCCAATAAATCTTCCAATTGTTTCTTGAGTTCATCCAACTCTAGTGCTGACATCCTATAAGGTGTTACAGATATTGGACCACACCCTAACACTAAATCAATGGGTAATTCTAATTCTCTATTAGGGAGTAAGCTAGAGACATCTTTAGGAAACACATTAGGAAATTCACAAACTACATGGATCAAGGTTAAATTATCCTCAACCTCTACGTTAGAAGAAAATAAGAGCATGTATCCTTGAGCTCCCTCAACTAAATACTTATGAAAAGCTAAAGCATACATGAAACATTTGAACAAAGGTGAATCAATAGTCATAGATTGAGGTGCAAGAAAGATAGATTTATCATAACAGTTTATAACTGCATGATTCAACGACAACCAATCCATTCCTAGGATAACATCTAATCCAGACATAGGCAAACAAATCCAATCAACAGTATAAGGCACATTTTGATAAACAAAGATAGAATTCAAACATGCAGTGGAGGAAACAAGAAACAGTCAACTACAAGGCTTTCACACAAGACATGGATATAAAAGAATGTGTTGCTCCTGAATCAAACAATATGATAatctttttattcttaataaatACCCATACCTTTTATCAGACCACCTAACTCCTCCGTCTCGTCTCTTTGAAGTGTAAAAATTCTCCCTTGGTTTGGTGGTCAAGAATGGGATTGCCCCTCACTCTTGCAACATCTAGCAAAATTTCCAACCTTTCCATATTTAAGACATGTAATTCGTGCAGCAAGACATGACTGATCTCCATGATTGAATTCACACTTTTCACATCCCTTATTCTTACTAACTGAGCCTTGtgatttcttttccttttgaaaTTGTGGGTACATGGCGTAGATTCTTCTAAAATTTATCGTCCTTATTATGGAACTTCTTTCTACTAGAGTTAAACTTCTCCTTCTGCTCCAAAGCTTCCAGCGCTTGCAACTTTTGCTCAACCACCTTAAACTTGTTTACCAAGGTGGGTAGTCACGAATCTCTAGAATTATGATAAAGCTTTGCAGCTCGGGCTTTAGTCCTTGCTCAAATTTTATTTCCTTCCACTCATCTTGTGGGTTGTCCCTATGATAGAGAGAGTATCAAGATAGAGCTTCAAACTTGACAATGTATTGTACAATTGACATATCTCCTTGACGAAGATGAAGAAACTATGTTTCCTTTTGAATGCGAATACTGTGGGGAAAATGCTTTTCTAGAAAACATCTCTTCAAACTTATCCTAAGTAATAGGAACTCTTTGTCTCAAAGACCTCCTCTAGAACAATTCCACCAATGCTCACCATCAGACTCTAACATATAAATGGCAAGGTCCACTTTTTGACCATAAACGCATCACATGACTCGAAAGATTTTCTCTAACTTCAGCAACCATTCTTCTGCATCAACTAGATCAGAACTTCCTCGAAATGGTGGTGGATTACTCtttcaaaatttagaaattcCTAGATATTGAGGTCTATGGCCGATGTCGCTGCGATATTGGGTCCCCTCAAATGACTagagtataatttaattaagttacaaaAAACTTTATTACCAATCAAagttttaaaatgtcacttgttgctGATAAATTTATCTATCAATTGAGTTTTGAcgagagtatatatttttattaaattagattgagaTGTGAGTGATGTGATATGTGGAAAAGTGATTAGATGTTATAATTGAACAACAGTCAAATCATCCAGAttgatatatatgtatatatatatatatatatacatgaaaCCAACAAATGCCAGACCATTCCGCCCAGCTTTCTCATCCCTCTCCCTTTCTTATTtctctctgttttcaaaaaaaagaaGGATTGGTGTTggtgtttaaaaaaaacaacaacaaacacAAATTTCTATTTACTACTATATCTAAGCCTCCATTCAAGAAGTGTTAGGAAGGAAAGTTGCTCCTCTCTACAAGGTGGTGCTTATGAGTTAATTTATTTGAGGTGAAACACTTATTTCTTCCTTCTTTCTCCTAAATTCGTAAACTTTATACGGTGTGGGGTATGAGCAAATTTTTTGAGTTCTTAACAAAtcctttgttgttgtgttgttgttgttattgttgttgttgttgtgctgttgttgttgttgttgtgtggttgttgatgattttgttagtaatggttaaaaaaaattgatttttgatgtgtttgagttacgtaacgagttattttcaaataaatgagtttgaactgaagttgaaattttacaaaaaaataaaaataaaaaatagagttgttaaagttgtgaaacatttcaaattttaactaagttaaagagtttgagcaaaaaagttagattgaaattaaaatgtttacagttaaaaatgttacttttttaattactcttcgactgagtttaaaaagaaaaagtttagactactttattaactcaaatttttggtACTTTAATaatcgagtgtgtgtatgtttgatttggaaaatatttgttttatttagttttaactaaataatgtagattatttggttttaaaagtttggtgtgtgaaaaatatataattttaaaattttgttgtggttggataaattttagttgtgaacaagttgttataaatatttttgtttatgtagttagctccttgagtctcgaaaaggaatcaaGACCGTTGGCACTGAGTTAGTGGTGgagagaactctgatatattaatgttgttgtatGTGGTTATCAAATCTTTGAACTTGTGTTTTAAGGAAAGTTAGTGAATTGTTATTTCAAGtttttatatgtatactttcaattgtcttttttttttaaagtttgcatgattttaattaaatttcaagtTTATTAAGTAAAGGTTAAAATGTAGAGttagaatttcattttttttataaaaagattccaagtttcatgaattaaaatacaagatttgttgataacaaaagaaaaataaaatatttaatatattttgaaagcaATTAAACTATTTCAAAGAGTTATAACCTTCAAACtagaaaaaaagtatttattgatATCTTTTGTGTGGCTATGTAGTTATTTcgaacgaaaaaaaaaaaagttatggcAAATTCGAGAaaaatttgtggttgtgtgaaaaaaatttagaaaaataatttaaaacattttgaaaaattgttagTGAATTCTCTGAAAAATTTAAGCATGTTAgtttctaaaaatatgttttatatgttgaaagtgtgttgtggttaataatactattaatCCTTACTCATTGTAAActcttttagtaaaatatactaTAAGGGGTTATGAGTAAGAAATGATTTGTAAGGTAATTAAAGTTTCAGGAATTAATTTGACTAAAtcaaacactatttgattaAAGGTGTTGACACAAACGAGATTTTTCGCTGTGTTTGATTGTGATAGTGATAACTGTtgaaaaaactatatttaaggtaagggatccttccaaatttttagtttgcacataGGGACCTTATATGTGTGGTTTATGTCTGATTGAtgtgtgaatatgtgatgattaatattgatgtgatGATGCATTCTTGAGTGATAATACATGTTGCTAcaagttatgaattttattgaagataatatgtcttgagtatgctctctgaaaagtatgaaaaataattGGTGTGTCATGAGTATTAAAATAGGAGTCTTTTAATTGCTACATTTACATAATGAATGTTGTGAAAGAGGtagagtatgctcatgtatttcataattagtggtgaccgtgataggccacagtgttagtggtgatcgtgatggACTACgatgttagtggtgaccgtgatgggccacgtgATGGTGCCATGAATTGATTGatccatcttatccttacgaggatttattTGTCATGTAGGTTTGTGATAGGTTGCACTCTAGTAAATCCCGCTgatctgtgataggtggtacctcagtaattagtattggtctgtgagaggcggaacatttatgatttacgtcccTCGATGAGGGTTTGGAAATTCCAGAATCATGTGCATTGACATATaaacattgcattagggtgtttggcacgcaagccatgtttgttataatatgataattgtatatacatactctgttattgtttgttatcatgCCATAATTACTAAGTGTTATTGCTTGTCTTTATGACGTAAGTGTGAAATGTTATTTGTTAGTTTCGGTTGGTGATCCTTTACATTGTTGTGGAAATTAGGTTTTGCCCTCATATGATACCCGAGTTGTTCCACCGACCGTTACCTTGACGACGGAAacgtcgttagacttccctgacAGACATTCGCCGACTGCTTGGGTATACGACCCCATCTTAAGCACGGCTACTTATACGGGGAGGGTAGTGAGGACAAGTAGGAGAGATGAGGCAGTATATCTCGTGGAGCTCACTCACGAGAGGACCGACTCTCCGGTACCCTCAGGGTTTGTGCTTGGGATGAATGGAGCATGGGAAGATGCAGAGGACGCCTCAGTTAGAGTTGAGGCGAATGCCACCAAAGGAGCTGGGGATACAACGGTTGGGTCAGGGACTAGCAGGAAGGATAAGGGGTCGATGCCAACGGGAAGAGATATTGCAGGACTGTCTAGGCAGGTCGAGTCAGAGCTTCCACTTGTGGTGAATGATCCATTACCGATTATCACTGAAGTAGTGGACTGTTTTGAGATTCCAGCGTTGCTGAAGCCACatatctcgtgggtggatcgAACTTCTTAGGAGACCGATCCTTCTATCGATGTTGATGAAGAGGAAGTTACTTCGAGGAGATATATTGCGTCAGAAGGAACTTGcggagtgtgtggaggtcacccttgttattgtagttgctagtggatgatcagattagtttttGTTGTATAGTGACTTAGTGTCTTTCTTTttgtggttgtacttattttttgggatgactgtatctataacatatattgacaattgacttttgtttggtgggtccatgttccattttttgacGCGACCATGGGGGGATAGTATTCTTGGAGTAATACTTTTGTGCAAGTGTCTGCCgagtgttggattttgatcctttgattcctaattttgacatgattaataattcaacaatgttcatacaatacatgataaatctaatatttgaattgagcaagatttcaggaacaacaatcaaatcctacacacttggaacaggttgcttgaaacacaagaaatcaacaaaagttgacttttgactgaagcaaatcgattgggaaatcgatttcataacaagggtgtaacgaaacacaactgtttgtgttggtataatcgattgggcaatcgactgactaaattagaaattgaaaatgcacaagtcagtagcaccccagttttgagggtaatcgattgacaaatcgattatacaattcacaaagtaaaactgattgaaataaatcgattggcaaatcgattggacaagtcacagtggaaacccagttttaagggtaatcgattggaaaatcgattacttaaaaatcacttgcaaaataacttttcctgtgacatacaaatcgattggacaatctatgttgtaatatttcaatcgagttaaatttggtcgaaatcgattgggaaatcgattgaaccaaatcccaggtaagaacgttttcagacaaatacatacaaatcgattggcacgtcgattagtatcaaaatagctgagtcactgacttaaacacaatcgattggcaaatcgattgacagaaccttttgaaaacccagtgaactctgagcgtgtgaccaaatcgattttaagtatttgttaatcgattatgaagatttgataaatcgattatggaatcgattgatatgtgtttcagtttgaacataacatctgcaatcgattacgaaatcgattcatatcagtcttaacataatcactgagaaatgttgtttaaagaatcgattggtaaatcgattggcttatatagtttcaagattcaagaaaaacaagacacacgataatcgattggcaaatcgattagactggtttatcactttacgaaatcgattggtaaatcgattgattaatgtgtttttcagaaactatataaactgtcttcaatctgtctttcaataacatgaatgataataacaatgatatcaatctgaaatatacattgaatattcttgatacacaataacacttggttatgagattactttttcagatcaaattgaaaaagaggattatcaacaatcaaaaagatagctgctaaacaatcttgaaagacaaggattctcaaaaacaaatctttgatatccagaattatgagaagccattttgaccaagattgaagactactttttgttctttctgtattctgtttgtaataattctttgaaacaaaaacaaagcgagaaaatccagctagaaactggtgactactttcttgggtgagagtgctcaacaagaaagagttgtactttgattctgtgataggttgctgagtatctacaaggatcagagggtgatcaataggaaagagatcattaagatagataggtttcggggaggaaactggacaatctgtaattgattctttctattggagaagaaaatctgaaatccgtttggatttgcaggactggatgtaggttgtcaagtggacaactgaaccagtataaatccttggtgcaatcttctctaacccttatctcctttgatttactatcttgatatatctgtatatgtgattaaaattagatgcatgttaaacatattctgtaataagtaatattgtttaatctgataatttgacttgtatgcatcttgattaatctcatatcaatctaataaaacttgctaatcttgtatgccacaatttaatttccgctgtgtgtatgaaattgatttaatttcataaagaactgatacattctgatatattccgcttattacgaggtcatatataccaacaattggcctcagagcctaacttttcgagaggtaatactcataaaagcactatggcctcaaacgattttctgggagaaggcgcatcgttagcaagacctccagctttcaacggaacagcttatatgtactggaagcacaggatgctaatcttcttggaagccagtggcatagacatccttgacgctgttgaaaacggtccatatattcccaagattgcaggaacgaatgactcaatgattctcaagcctagagccgactggtcagatgatgacaagaaaaaggtaggttataatgcaaaggctaagaacattataacatctgctctttgtgcagaagaattttttagagtgtcaaactgcaagtcagcaaaagaaatgtgggacattcttcaagaaacacatgaaggaaccacagacgtgaagagagctcgcgtaaacacactgatgcacgaatatgaattattcagcatgaaaagggac from Cicer arietinum cultivar CDC Frontier isolate Library 1 chromosome 5, Cicar.CDCFrontier_v2.0, whole genome shotgun sequence carries:
- the LOC101505776 gene encoding uncharacterized protein; the protein is MYPQFQKEKKSQGSVSKNKGCEKCEFNHGDQSCLAARITCLKYGKVGNFARCCKNVILGMDWLSLNHAVINCYDKSIFLAPQSMTIDSPLFKCFMYALAFHKYLVEGAQGYMLLFSSNVEVEDNLTLIHVVCEFPNVFPKDVSSLLPNRELELPIDLVLGCGPISVTPYRMSALELDELKKQLEDLLEKIFIRPSVSS